A window of Nicotiana sylvestris chromosome 8, ASM39365v2, whole genome shotgun sequence genomic DNA:
gcacatgttttgttcataacttagccccggggaaagataagttagctcctcgtgctctcaagtgtgtcttccttggttattctcgtgttcagaagggatatcgttgttattcacctgatcttcataggtaccttatgtcagctgacgtcacatttttcgagtctaaacctttcttcacaACTGATGTCACTTCTGCTGACCACCATGACATATCTGAGGTCTTACATATACCGACTTTTGAGGAGTTTAGTAATCCTCCTCCACCTTCAACCATAGAGGTTTCACCCATACCAACTTTTGAGGAGTCCAGTGTTATCCCTCCTAGTTCCCCAGCCACAGGAacaccactcttgacttatcatcgtcgttCACGGCCCATCTGGTTCTCGTCCTGCACCTGACACGGCTCCTACTGCGGATCCTGCTCCTAGTACACCGATTGCACTTCGAAAAGGTATACGGACCAcactaaaccctaatcctcattatgttggtttgagttatcatcgtctgtcatctccccattatgcttttatatcttcattgtcctcggtttccatccctaagtctacaggtgaagcattgtctcatccaggatggcgacaggctatgagtgacgagatgtctgctttacatacaagtggtacatgggagcttgttcctcttccttcaggtaaatctaccgttggttgtcgttgggtttatgcagtcaaagttggtcccgatggccagattgatcgacttaaggcacgtcttgttgccaaaggatacactcaaatatttgggctagattacagtgataccttctctccagtggctaaagtggcatcagttcgcctttttctatccatggctgcagttcgtcattggcccctctatcagttggacattaagaatgcctttcttcatggtgatcttgaggatgaggtttatatggagcaaccacctggttttattgctcagggggagtctcgtggccttgtatgtcgcttgcgtcggtcactttatggtctaaagcagtctcctcgagcctggtttggtaagttcagcacggttatccaggagtttggcatgactcgtagtgaagctgatcactctgtgttttattgccactctgcttcaagtctatgtatttatctggtagtctatgttgatgatattgttattacgggcaatgatcaggatggtattactaatctgaagcagcatctcttccagcactttcaaactaaggatctaggcagattgaagtactttctaggtattgaggttgctcaatctagctcaggtattgttatttctcaaaggaaatatgtgttagacattcttgaggaaacagggatgacaggttgcagacctgttgacacgccgatggatccgaattctaaacttctgcctggacagggggagccgcttagcgatcctgcaagctataggcggctggttggtaaattaaattatctcacagtgactaggcccgacatttcttatcctgtgagtgttgtaagtcagtttatgaattctccctgtgatagtcattgggatgcagttgtccgcattatccggtatataaaatcggctccaggtaaaggattactgtttgaggatcgaggtcatgagcagatcgttgggtactcggatgctgattgggcaggatcaccttctgatagacgttctacgtctggatattgtgttttagtaggaggaaatttggtgtcctggaaaagtaagaaacagaatgtagttgctcggtctagtgcagaagcagaataccgagcaatggctatggcaacatgtgaactagtctggaccaaacaattgctcaaggagttgaaatttggtgaaatcagtcggatggaacttgtgtgcgataatcaagctgcacttcatattgcatcaaatccggtgtttcatgagagaactaaacacattgagattgattgtcacttcgtcagagaaaagatactctcaggagatattactacgaagtttgtgagatcgaatgatcaacttgcagatattttcaccaagtccctcactagtcctcgcattgattatatatgtaacaagctcggtacatatgatttatatgctccggcttgagggggagtgttagagatagttatgtaattgtcccacattggaataggagtagtatcccctttgtatagagtagctataaatagcacctcttgtattgcatcacatacaatatatcaatatatatcatattttctcccgtgccttctcacagttacctttatcaaaaaaaatatatatttcatatTAAGATATGCTATACAGATGGGCAGATGCTTACTTTAATTTGTGTGCTAGGTTGTCCTTGTTGGTGATCACTGCCAGCTTGGACCTGTCATTATGTGCAAGAAAGCTGCTCGTGCTGGACTTGCTCAATCTCTGTTTGAACGCCTTGTTTTGCTGGGAGTGAAGCCAATTAGGTTGCAGGTGATTTTCAGGCCGATTTTTTTATATTAGCATTTCTGGGATTGATGAGGTTAGATTGAATTGTGTTCCAGTTTTTGGCCTTATTCCTCGTAATGTTGTGTAGAGATTTAAAGCGCCCACGTATTTTCTGAAGACTCagttctttcttctttctttcttttttaaaatgttttttgtGAGTGGGATGGTAGGGACACTAGCATTCAAAATTTCTTCAATGGGACACTGTTTTCTTCAATATGTGGaggataaaaaaagaaaatatttctaGTTTTAAGGGTTTGTGATTTCCCCCCTGCTTCATACCAAATTGTGTTGCGGAATAGCAAGTTGCTATCCTGCTTAAACTTACAACTCTGCTGTTGAGTTTCTATGCTATTCAATTGTAGCCTTTTTCATTTGCCCGACAAAAACAGTCATAGTTAACTCTGCTGCCTTACTTTTTCTGATTTTTTATAAGGTGAAGATTTTATTAAAAACTGTATCAAGATGATATGGTGAAAATACAGAGATAGTGCTGGCTTAAAAACATTAGTATCCTAAGCAGTCTAGCATGTCCAGCATGTTATGTAAATTCTTGACAACATGTCCATCTTTCTAATAGTACAAGTAATGCAAACAACTATATTTCACAGACTGCAGCTGCTCCTACTTGCCTTCAAAACAcctcttatttctttctttccatATAGTCCAAGCTATGCTAAGAGGAATAACTCTCCAGATCTTTAGGGATGCTTCTGGACATGTAGTTTCCCAGCACTCTACACATTCCTGAATTTCTTAGGACTTGCCCAAGGGATGCCAAATTTAGCCATGAACATGGTCCACACCTGCCACGTAGATTCTAAATGCACAAAATTATGGTCCACAGATTCACAAGCTTTCTCACACAAATAACATTTACTGCGCATTATCCAACCCCTTCTCATTAAATTTTCTTGAGTCCGGCATGCTTCATGAGATACTAGCCAACCAAAACAGGCCACTTTTATTGGGATTATAGTCTTCCAGATCATCTGCCAATGCCACTTTTGTGCTTGCAGCAGCTGAACAACATCTAGTATTTTATAGAATGAACTGACAGTAAAAGAACCTTTTTTACTAGCTTTTCAGAGTAGGCTATGTTACTTTTCTTGATTGACTGTTCCTTCCTCTTTGAATTTATTACTGTTAACTTTATTATCGTGTATGCCGTTCAGACCCCTCTTTACTGTTTGTTTATACCTTCTCTTCTGCTTCCTCTTTTTTGCGTAACAACAGGGTTTATATTTTCCTCAAATGATATATAATGTTGGTTCTGCTTTCCATTAAAACGCAATATCAGGTACAATACCGTATGCATCCTGCACTTTCGGAGTTTCCCTCAAATAGCTTTTATGAAGGTACTCTTCAAAATGGTGTAACCATCAACGAGAGGCAATCATTAGGCATTGATTTTCCTTGGCCTGTACCCAACCGTCCCATGTTCTTTTATGTCCAGGTATTCTCTATTGGTCTAGCTGATTTCTTGCTGTCCTTTTTGGAGTGAGAAGAAGATAGGTTTTGTTTCTGTTCTCATTTGATTATCTTAGATATTACTGCTATGGCCATGAAGATACTAAGGGTTAAGTGTTGTAGAAATTAGGTTGACGATTTCTTTTCTGCTTTCTATTTTGTGTATTTGTTGTATGAAGTCATACTCAGTTGTTAATCTCTATAGATGGGACAAGAGGAGATAAGTGCTAGTGGAACTTCCTATCTAAATAGAACAGAAGCGGCCAACGTTGAAAAGATAGTGACTACATTCCTCAAGAGTGGTGTAGTCCCTAGTCAGGTATGGTGTTTAGTTATTCAACTTGTCCTTTGGATGCCGAGGAAGTTGCTGCAAAATTTCTGCAGAATAAAAAGTAGAGATAGGAAGATCATTTTCAAGCATATATTTAATATCTTCCCTTTAAAAGGAAAAGGGAAGTTCAAGAGAAACCACGCTCCTTCAAAATTTGCAAGACTTAATTTATCACTAAGTTTTTAAAACTTCactcaccctttcctttttttgatgaagtaaggGAATTTCATTAAATGTCATCTAGAAGATGCATAgcaaaaattacaaaataaagGTATTGTCTGCTCATATACAAAAACTTACAGGACAACTAAGGAGCAGACAAAATCCAGAAATAGTTCAACACTAGTTACAGGGGCCTGATTGAACCAACTAAATAAGTGAATTAAACAAGTGGCTTTAAGAGTGTGGTTGGGAGTTGAAATCCCATCAAAACATCTACGGTTCCTTTCATTCCAAATACTCCAAAAAATAGCACCAGGTACCATTGACCAAGTCTTCACTCACCCTTTCCTACTTACCATATGCATAAAAATGGCAGGGAAGTTTGCTTTTCAGTACTGTCCTTTCCTTTTCTCAGAAATCAAAAGTACCTAAGAGTTTAAGTCATTTGTATGTAACTATTTTTACATGTAAATTGCCAGATTGGAGTTATAACACCATATGAGGGTCAACGAGCATACATCGTAAATTACATGTCTAGAAATGGTGCTTTAAGGCAGCAGCTttacaaggaaattgaggtatggTGTGAATAAAGAGCTACTTATGGTTCTCCTTAAATTCTTCCTATAAAGTGAGAGTAATTCCTCTCTTCAGGTTGCAAGTGTAGATTCATTTCAAGGAAGGGAAAAAGATTATATCATTTTGTCTTGCGTCAGGAGCAATGAACATCAGGTTGGTATTGATATCCAATAATTATCTGTTCTCATCGACTGTCCATGTTAATTTGATACCATTTTGGTTCAGTATGTTGATAGTTTATAATCTTGATGTGATGTTAGctgctcccccccccccccccacccccacccccaaaaaaaaaaaaaaaaaactctttccACAGCATGTATGCACCATAATTTTGAATTCCTTCATTATAAAATGTGAAAAGGCTAGTTTCACCCTCTTTGATTTGGGTGTGCAAGAGGTGGACTTGAGTTTCTGAATTTTTATTTGGTTGTTCTGGCCATAAAGTCATGTAACTGATAAACATGCTGGCCAAAACTTACCCCTCTTTTCAGTGTCTTATAAGTAACTGCTGACTTGTTGCTACTTGCTTGTCCTTTCAGGGTATCGGGTTTCTTAATGATCCTCGCAGGCTTAATGTTGCTCTTACACGTGCTCGTTATGGAATTGTTATTTTAGGAAATCCTAAAGTTTTGAGCAAGCAGCCTCTCTGGAATGGCTTGTTGACACATTACAAGGTAATTTCTTAAATATTTCTGAGAAAAGAATGTTAAGGACCTTTTGTATCAATATTTTATGTTCTGATGGTGGTTTTAAATGCCTATTGCATAATAGGCTGCATTTCACGATTATTCTACACTAGCTGTTATTGAACTTACCATGTCAAGAAAAAGGTGTTATTGAACTGAAAATTTTGACATTTCGTTCGTTGCGTGTTATATTTGGGCCAATCCTCTTTGGAAGAGGGTGTTGTATTGATGAGTTTGTCTGATGACATCATTGTTGTTTTACACTTTGGAGTCGCTTCGATATTTTTCTTTAGTGTATTACGTCTTGAGATACTCATACTTTAACATATCTGTCAGGAGCATGAATGCCTGGTAGAAGGTCCTTTAAATAACTTAAAACAAAGCATGGTTCAGTTTCAGAAGCCAAAAAAGGTACTTATAGGTGGATATGCATTCTTTCTAAGTTTGATGTTTGTGCGTGTGTGCCTCAGCATAATTATGTATCATTGGTTTTGCAGATCTACAATGACCGCAGGCTTTTCTTTGGTGGTGGACCTGGAATAGTTCCTGGTGATAATTATGGATCTGCTGCCTCGACAAACCCCAATGCTGACAGGCGGAATAGTCGTTCTAGGGGTATGTTGGGTTTGATTGTTCTCCTGGCTTATGTTACATTCTTACAGTAGTTttgatgtgtatatttggtattGTTATGATATGGATATGACTAATTTCCATATGGATCCTTCAAGACATCTTAGGAGTTTGCTAAAAGTTAAGGGACCTTTGTCAAATCCATACCCATGTCCTTGCTCATTACTCatgcctgattcctgtaaaattgCTAATTGCTGGAATTTCTTTTGAAATGATGTTTTTCCCCCAATGAGGTATCATATTGATGCGATCAGGAACTTCGTATACACGCAGTATACTAAGTAGAGGAGTTAGATAAGAATGTGATTATCTACAAAAGGCACCCAGTTGTCAATGGGAATCCTGTAGGCTAAACActttacaaaaaaagaaaatgatcCTCGTAATATGTAGAAAGCATTTGTGCAGCGTTGATGATTCCAAGTCGAGCAGGTTTCATCTGATAGGTCTTAGAATCTGAGCTACCTCCTTTCGTTGCAAAGTATTCTTAAATTGGTGCCACAAAACTGGAAGCATATGTTATCGGTCGAAATTACAGTGTGTTCATACATCTAATCTTGTCTTATTGCTAGCTTTTTAACTTTTGTCCTTTTATAGGTTCTTACATGGCACCTGGTCCACCCAATGGTACTCAGAGACCCGGTGTCTATCCTTCTGGTTATCCAATGCCTCGAGTTCCCGCCTCTCCTTACCACAGTGGCTCTTCCCAACCGTATGCAATTCCTACTCGTGGTGCTATACACGGGCCTGTTGGAGCTGTTCCTCATGGTCCACAGCCAGGTGGCCAGGGTTTTGGGGCTGGGCGTGGGAATGCCAATGCTCCAATTGGTAGCCATCTTTCTCACCAGCAAGCCTCCCAGCAACCTATTGGAAGTCATGGGCCTAACTTCAACTTTCCTGCACTTGAAAATCCGAACACTCAGCCATCAGTTGGAGGACCTTTATCTCAGCCTGGATATGCCTCTAATGTTAGTAAATCTATTAATTCTTTAACTATCCTATCATTTACTTATTGTTGCCATAGTAAATGTGAATTTTTATTCTCAAACATGATAGATGGCCGTTCAAGGACCAAGCCAGACATTTCGTGATGGATTTTCAATGGGTGGCATGTCACAGGTAAATGATTTTGTTCATCGATTGTTATTTCAGGTTTGTTTCACCGAATACCATGTTTACCCTTAATAATTTTTATCAGGACTTCTTGGGAGATGATTTCAAGAGCCAGGGATCCCATGTTCCATATAATGTTGCTGACTTCTCTACACAGGTACCGTCCTACACGGTCTCTAGCAGGCCATTCATCATCTGAAACTGCTATTTACTGCCGTAATTTGCATAGTATCTTGATGTTCCCACCACTCTCCAACTAATTTGTACGTGTGttgtatttttttccttttttcttcttttttgagtTGTACTAACTCAGCTTTGTTTCACTGCCATTCAGGCTTCTCAAAGCGGATTTGCTGTCGATTATGTAAATCAGGGAGCACAGGCTGGTTTTCCAGGAAATTTTTTGATCCAGAATTCACAAGCTGGATACTCACGTTTCGGTTCAGGAAATGAATTTATGTCACAGGTAAGCTGTCCACTCCTATGGCCCCTTCAGTTCTTGCTCTCTAAGGTCTGTTAGGGGACATTGAAAGTTTCACGGGTCTCTTCATCGGTGGTGAATAACTCCACCTGATGTGGTTTTCTTCGGTATTGTTTCTCTTCTTCCTGTTACCTGGGTCTTTTTCTAATCTCATCATTTTGATTGCTATGCAGGATTACATGGCTCATGGATCCCAAGGTCTCTTCACACAAGCTGGATACAATGATCCATCACAGGATGACAGTTCACAAAACCATTTTAGCATGTCCAATGTAAATCCTCTTCAGTCTCAGGTTACTGCATTTATTAATTCTGCTTGATAATAAGCAGAATATTGAATATGAGATATGCATCACGTGAAGTCTACAGCCACTGGGAAATTCATTCTTTACCAGTATCAAGATTAGGGGACTTCACTTGTTGCAAAGTGTTCCTT
This region includes:
- the LOC104230059 gene encoding regulator of nonsense transcripts 1 homolog isoform X3 translates to MNWDLSQWCPLIDDRCFLQWLVKVPSEQEQLRARQISAQQINKIEELWKTNPDATLEDLEKPGVDDEPQPVGLKYEDAYQYQNIFAPLINLEADYDKMMKESQSKDNITIRWDIGLNKKRVAYFVFAKEDNELRLVPGDELRLRYSGDAAHPAWQSVGHVIKLTAQEEVALELRASQGVPVDVTHGFSVDFVWKSTSFDRMQTAMKTFAVDETSVSGYIYHHLLGHEVEMQMVRNTLPRRFGAPGLPELNASQVFAVKSVLQKPVSLIQGPPGTGKTVTSAAIVYHMAKQGQGQVLVCAPSNVAVDQLAEKISATGLKVVRLCAKSREAVSSPVEHLTLHYQVRHLDTSEKSELHKLQQLKDEQGELSSSDEKKYKALKRATEREIAQSADVICCTCVGAGDPRLANFRFRQVLIDESTQAAEPECLIPLVLGAKQVVLVGDHCQLGPVIMCKKAARAGLAQSLFERLVLLGVKPIRLQVQYRMHPALSEFPSNSFYEGTLQNGVTINERQSLGIDFPWPVPNRPMFFYVQMGQEEISASGTSYLNRTEAANVEKIVTTFLKSGVVPSQIGVITPYEGQRAYIVNYMSRNGALRQQLYKEIEVASVDSFQGREKDYIILSCVRSNEHQGIGFLNDPRRLNVALTRARYGIVILGNPKVLSKQPLWNGLLTHYKEHECLVEGPLNNLKQSMVQFQKPKKIYNDRRLFFGGGPGIVPGDNYGSAASTNPNADRRNSRSRGSYMAPGPPNGTQRPGVYPSGYPMPRVPASPYHSGSSQPYAIPTRGAIHGPVGAVPHGPQPGGQGFGAGRGNANAPIGSHLSHQQASQQPIGSHGPNFNFPALENPNTQPSVGGPLSQPGYASNMAVQGPSQTFRDGFSMGGMSQDFLGDDFKSQGSHVPYNVADFSTQASQSGFAVDYVNQGAQAGFPGNFLIQNSQAGYSRFGSGNEFMSQDYMAHGSQGLFTQAGYNDPSQDDSSQNHFSMSNVNPLQSQSLLNPLYSQPFAHYNTQPLHMQSSQPHQPQAPQVQGSQNQKLHYNG